The Burkholderiales bacterium JOSHI_001 genomic sequence GGCCACGCCCGGGACGCGCAAAAGCTGCTGGAAGAAAAGGCCCGCTTTCGCGACCTGGAGCATGAATACGCGGCCAACCACATCACCCGGCTGCAGGACAACTCGGCGCAGAGCATTGAAACCAGCGCGCTGCACCTGGACCTGCTGTCCGAGCTGAAACGCATCAACTCGCACATCTGCTCCATCGCCTACCCCATCCTGGAAAGCAAGGGCGCCCTGGCCGCCACGCGGCTGCGCCAGTCGCAACTGGGCGAGCTGGACGAAGGGGGCGAACGCCCGCGCGGTTCAGCCCCTTGGTGACGCCCGCACTCAGCGTCAGTTGGCCGGTGGTGGCCGCGGTGCTGCTGGGCGCATTGCTGCACGCCGGCTGGAATGCGCTGGTGAAAAGCAGCGGCGACAAGGCCCTGGACACCGCCCTGGTGCATGTGATGGGTTCGGTGGTGGCCCTGCCGCTGCTGGCGCTGGTGGGGCTGCCAGGCCCGGCCGGCCTGCCCTTCATCGCTGCTTCTCTGGTGGTGCACATCGGCTACTACATCGCACTGGCGGGCGCCTATGAGCACGGCGACCTGGGCCTGACCTACCCCATCATGCGCGGCTTTGCGCCGCTGCTGGTGGCGCTGGGCAGCGGCCACCTGCTGGGCGAAGCGCCCAGCCTGGCCAGCTGGTTGGGCGTGCTGGGCATCACCTGCGGCGTGGCGCTGGTGGGCCTGGCCCACACCGGGCAGGCGCTGCACCACCGCAAGGCCCTGGCCTTTGCCTTTGCCAACGCCGGCATCATCGCCGTCTACACCGTGGTGGACGGCCTGGGCGTGCGCACCGAGGTGGCCGCGGGCGGCCATGCGCTGCGCTACGTGTTGCTGCTGTTCGTGCTGGACGGGGTGATGTACCCCAGCCTGGTGTGGCTGCGGCGAGGGGTCGCTGGGCGCGCCCACATCCTGGCCTACGCGCGCACGCGCTGGCCGCTGGCCGCGCTGGGCGGCAGCGCGTCAATCGGCTCCTACGCCATCGCCTTGTGGGCCATGACCCGCGCCCCGGTGGCCAGCGTGGCCGCGCTGCGCGAGACCTCGGTGCTGTTCGCCGCACTGCTGGGCAGGGTGCTGCTGAAAGAGAGATTCGGCCCGCAGCGCGCCATCGGCACCGGGGTCATCGTGCTGGGGGTGATGGCCTTGCGGCTGGGCTAGCGCCGGGCAGCGCGGGTGAATCTGGTAGGCCGTGTTGGACTTGAACCAACGACCAAAGGATTATGAGTCCTCTGCTCTGACCAACTGAGCTAACGGCCCGCAAGCGCGCGATTGTAGGAGTGGCGCGCGCACCGCCTATTTCTGCGACAGCGCGTTGCTCACCAGCCGCGCCGTGATGTCCACCAGCTGGATCATGCGGTCGTAAGGCATGCGCGTGGGCCCGATCACGCCCAGGGTGCCCACCACGCGCCCGTCCAGTTCGTAGGGGGCGCTCACCACGCTGAGCTCTTGCACCGGCAGCATGCCGCTCTCGCCGCCGATGTAAATGCGCACCCCGTCGGCGCGGCTGGAACTTTCCAGCAGGCGCATCAGTTCGGTCTTCTGCTCGAACAGGTCGAACATCTTGCGCATCGAACCCATGTCGTTGCCGAAGTCCTGCACGCCCAGCAGATTGCGCTCACCCGAGACCACCACCTGGTCGGCACTTTCCGAAATGGCGTCGCTACCCGCCTGCACAGCAGCCTGCATCAGCTGGGCGATCTCGCCGCGCAGCGCGTCGATTTCATGGCGCAGGCGTTCGCGCACTTCTTCCAGCGTCAGGCCGGCGTAGTGGGCGTTGATGTAGTTGGTGGCCTCCACCAGTTCGGCCTGGCTGTGGTCGCGCTGGGTGAAGAGCACGCGGTTCTGCACGTCGCCGTCGGGCGACACCAGGATGACCAGCACGCGCCGCTCGCCCAGGCGCAGGAACTCCAGGTGGCGGAACACGCTGGGCCGCTTGGGCGCGGTGACCACGCCGACGAACTGGCTCAAGCTGGACAGCAGGCTGGCTGCCTGGGCGATGACGCGCTGCGGCTGGTCGGGCTGCAGGCGTTCGCCCGCGCTGGCCAGGTCGGGCGGCGCATGCTCCAGGTCCAGGGGCTGCGCGGTGAGCATGGTGTCCACGAACAGGCGGTAGCCGCGCGGCGTGGGAATGCGCCCGGCGCTGGTGTGCGGGCTGGCAATCAGGCCCAGTTCTTCCAGGTCCGCCATCACGTTGCGGATGGTGGCGGCCGACAGCTCCAGCCCCGATGCGCGCGACAGCGTGCGCGATCCCACCGGCTGGCCGTCAGCGATGTAGCGCTCCACCAGGGTCTTCAGCAGCGTGCGCGAGCGGTCGTCCAGCATGGTTTTCATTGTACGGACGGGCCCGCCCCAGCGGGGCCACTCATGCGCGTGGGCAAACCCCCTGTGGTGTAATCCCGCGCACCATGGGCATCCGTTTCCGTCACGCCGCGCTGGTGGGCAAGTACCAGGCCGATGGCATCCGGCCGGTGCTGCTGGAAGTGGCGCATTTCCTGGCCCGCCAGGGGCTGGAGGTGTCGCTGGAAGCGCAGACCGCGCTGGCCGCTGGCATCACCGACCACGGCGCGCTGTCGCCCGATGAAATCGGCGCGCAGTGCGACATCGCCGTGGTCATGGGCGGCGACGGCACCATGCTGGGCATCGCCCGCGAGCTGGCGCGCCACAACGTGCCGCTGGTGGGCATCAACCAGGGGCGCCTGGGCTTCATCACCGACATCCCGCTGGGCCAGTACCAGGAGGTGCTGCCGCCCATCATCAACGGCCATTACGTCGAAGAGCACCGCGCCATGCTGGAGTCCGAGGTCTGGCGCGACGACGAGCGCATCTTCGAAGGCCTGTCGATGAACGATGTGGTGGTCAGCCGCGGCGCCACCGCCGCCATGGTGGAACTGCGCGTGGACATCGACGACGAGTTCGTCGCCAACCTGCGCGCCGACGGCTTGATTGTGGCGTCGCCCACCGGTTCCACCGCCTACGCCCTGAGCGCTGGCGGGCCGCTGCTGCACCCCGGCATTGCGGGTTGGGTGCTGGTGCCGATCGCGTCGCACACCCTGTCCAACCGCCCCATCGTCCTGCCCGACTCAGGCCAGGTGCGCATCACCATCGTGGCCGGACGCGACGCGTCGGCCAACTTCGACATGCAAAGCCTGGCCAGCCTGCTGCACGGCGACCAGATCCGCGTGCGCCGCTCGCCGCACAAGGTGCGCTTCCTGCACCCGCATGGCTGGAGCTACTACGCCACTTTGCGTCGCAAGCTGCGCTGGTACGAAGGTGTGGTCTAAATGTTGAGGCGCCTGGCCCTGCGCGATTTCGTCATCGTGCCCGCGCTGGAACTGGACTTCGACGCCGGCTTTTCGGTGCTGACCGGCGAGACCGGCGCCGGCAAGTCCATCCTGATCGACGCGCTGCAATTGGCCCTGGGCCACCGGGGTGATGCCGGCGTGGTGCGCGAAGGTGCGGCGCGCGCCGAGGTCAGCGCCGAGTTCGACACGCCCGAATCGCTGCGGCCCTGGCTGGACGAAGCGGGCTTCGACCCGGGCGACACCCTGCTGCTGCGCCGCAGCATCGACGCCCAAGGCAAGAGCCGCGCCTGGGTGAACGGCAGCCCGGCCACCATCACCCAGCTGCGCGAAGCGGCCGACGCCCTGCTGGACATCCATGGCCAGCATGCCTGGCAAAGCCTCACCCGCCCGGTGGCGGTGCGCGCGCTGCTGGATGCGCAGGCCGGCGTGCAAGGTGCCGAGATGGCCGCACGCTTCGCGGCCTGGAAGCAAGCCGCCGACGCGCTGGAGCGCGCCCGCGAACGCAGCGACGAGATCGTGGCCGAGCGCGAACGCCTGGCATGGACCCTGACCGAGCTGGACCGCCTGGCCCCGGGGGACGCCGAATGGCCCGAGCTGAACGCCGAGCACCAGCGCCTGGCCCACGCCCAGGCCCTGCTGGACGGCGCCCAGGCCGCGCTGGCCGCGCTGAGCGAAGGCGAGCCCAGCGCGCAAGGCCTGGCGCAGCGCGCGCTGGACGCGATTGCCGACGTGTCGGCCTACGATGAACGCCTGGGCAGCCTGGTCGACGTGCTGCAAGGCGCCATCGCCCAGCTCGACGACGCCGCGCACACCCTGAACCACTACCTGGGCCATGCCGAGCTGGACCCGCAGCGCCTGGGCGAGCTGGACGCCCGCCTGGCGGCCTGGATGGGCCAGGCACGCCGCCTGCGCAAGCCCCCGGAAGAACTGCCCGCGCTGCGCACCCAGATGCAGCAGCAATTGAAAGACCTGGACGCCGCCACCGACCTGGAACGGCTGGAACAGGCCTTGGCGCAGGCCGAACGGCACTGGCGCGACGAGGCGCTGCGCGTGTCCGCCGCGCGGCGCCGGGCGGCGGGGCCCTTGGCCGCCTCGGTCACCACGGCGATGCAGCAGCTGGGCATGGCTGGCGGGCGCTTCGACGTGGCCTTCCAGCCCCAGGACAAACCGCAGGCCTTCGGCCTGGAGAGTGCTGAATTGCTGGTGGCCGGCCACGCCGGCAGCACGCCGCGGCCGCTGGCCAAGGTGGCCTCGGGCGGCGAACTCTCGCGCCTGGCGCTGGCCATCGCGGTCACCACCGCCGCGGCGCAGCAGGCTTTGGGGCAGGCCGCGCCCACCCTCATTTTCGACGAGATCGACGCTGGCATCGGCGGCGCGGTGGGCGACACCGTGGGCGCGCTGATGAAGCAGCTGGGCGCCAGCGCGCAGGTGCTGGCGGTCACCCACCTGGCCCAGGTGGCGGCCTGCGGCGACCACCATTTCGTCGTGGCCAAGTCGGCCGAAGGCGGCGCCGCGCGCAGCCAGGTGCGGCCGGTCAGCGGCGAAGCCCGCGTGGCCGAGGTGGCGCGCATGCTGGGCGGCGAAAAGCTGTCCGGCACCGCGCATGCCCAGGCCATGCTGGAACAAGGCGCGGCGGCGGCGGCGCCGGCCCCCGCGCCGCGCAAACGCAGCAGCAAGGCATGAGAAAAACCCAGGCCGAAGCCGAAGACGCGGCCCGCAGCGCCGCGAACGGGCGCGAGGTGGTGTTCATCACCGGCATTTCGGGCTCGGGCAAGAGCGTGGCGCTGCATGCGCTGGAAGACGCCGGCTACTTCTGCGTGGACAACCTGCCGCCCGAGCTGCTGCGCGACTTCATCCGCCTGGAGCACGAGCGCTACACCGACCGCGTGGCCATCGCGGTGGACGTGCGCACCGCACGGTCCTTGCCGTCCCTGGTGCCGCTGCTGGACGAACTGCGCAGCGAAGGCGTGTCCATCCTCAGCCTGTTCCTGGACGCCAGCACCGACACCCTGGTGCGGCGCTTTTCCGAAACCCGGCGCCCGCACCCGCTGGCCAACGCGGCCGAAACCGGCGACGCCCAGCGCGCGCTGGTGGAAGCCATCGAGCTGGAACGCCTGCTGCTGGCCGAGTTGCGCGAGGTGTCCACCGTCATCGACACCAGCCAGCTGCGCCCGGCCCAGCTGCGCGGTCGCATCCGCGACCTGGTGGACGCGCGCCACAGCTCGCTCACGCTGGTGTTCGAAAGCTTCGCCTTCAAGTACGGCGTGCCGCTGGACGCCGACTATGTGTTCGACGTGCGCATCCTGCCCAACCCCTACTACATCCGCGAGCTGCGCCCGCTGAACGGCTGCGACGCGCCGGTGGCCGAGTACCTGGCCGCGCAGCCCGAGGCCATGGACATGCTGGCGCACATTGAAACCTTTCTGCGCCGCTGGATCCCGGCCTTCGAGGCCGACCTGCGCAGCTACCTCACGGTGGCCATCGGCTGCACTGGTGGCCAGCACCGGTCGGTGTACATCGCCGAACGCCTGGCCGAACGTTTTGCCGACCGTGGTGCCACCCTGGTGCGGCACCGCGAGATGGACGTCAACGATTGAGTGCCGCCGTGCCGGCCTCCCTGCCGCTGTTCCCGCTGCAGTCGGTGCTGTTTCCCGGCATGAGGCTGCAGCTGAAGGTGTTCGAGGCCCGCTACCTGGACCTGGTGTCGCGCTGCCTGCGCGAACAGCAGCCTTTTGGCGTGGTGTGCCTGCGCCAGGGCGGCGAGCTGCGCCGCGCGGGTGAAAAGGTGCGGCTGGAAACCACCGGCGTGCTGGCGCGGCTGGACGAGGTGGACGCCGAAGGCCCCGGCATCCTGCGTGTGCGCTGCACCGGCGGTCAGCGCTTCACACTGCAGGGCCACCCGCTGCAGGAGGCCGACGGGCTGTGGACGGCCGCCGTGGGCAAGGTGCCCGACGACCCGCTGCTGGCACCCGACACCACGCTGATTCCGGCCGTGCGCGCACTGGCCAATGCCATCGGCGCGCTGGAAAAGCAGGGCGCCACGCCTTTCGACAAGCCCTACCGCTTCGACGATGTGGCCTGGGTCAGCAACCGCTGGTGCGAACTGCTGCCCATATCGCTTGCTGCCAAGCAGAAGCTGATGGAACTGGACGACCCGCAGCTGCGGCTGAAACTGGTGGACGAGTTCCTGCGCGGCAAGGGTGTGGTGGCCTAGACATCAGGGTCGCCCGCCGCCAGGCGGTTTAGGGGGGCACGCCCAAAGTTCCCAATGGAATTCACCATGGACGCCGGGGCCCGCCTCTGACTATCGTTGGCGACATCCACAATCCGCAAGGTCCGCCCATGGCGACATCGCAGAAGCTCCTGCTCGACCACATCTACGCCCACGAAAAGGCCCTGGGCGACCAGGTTTTCCTGACGCAGCCCATCGGCAACGGCCAGGTGCGGGACTACACCTGGCGCGAGGTGATGGACCAGGCGCGGCGCATGGCCGCGCACCTGCAGGCCCAGGGCTTACCGCCGGGTTCGCGCATTGCGATGCTGTCGAAGAACTGCGCCCACTTCGTGATGGCCGAAATCGCCATCTGGATGGCCGGTCACACCACGGTGGCCATCTTCCCGACGGAAACGGCCGAGACGGTGAACTACGTGCTCACGCACAGCGAAGCCAGCCTGCTGTACGTGGGCAAGCTCGACACCTGGGCGCACCAGAAGCCGGGCGTGCCGCAGGGCCTGCCCTGCATCGCATTCCCGCTGGCGCCCGAAGGGCATGGCCTGGACACCTGGGACGCCGTGGTCGCCCGGATGTCACCGCTGGCCGGTGAACCCGCCCGCGCCCCGCAGGACCTGGCGGTGCTGATGTACACCTCCGGCTCCACCGGCACACCCAAGGGGGTGATGCACAGCTTCGAGCGCTTCAGCGCGGCGGCGGTAGGCATCAACACCGACCTGCGCCAGCGCATGGGCCAGAACGCCGACATGCGCGCGCTGTCCTACCTGCCGCTGTCGCACATCTTTGAACGCCTGTGGATCGAAGGCGCCGCCCTGGCGGACGGGCGCTGGCACATCTTCTTTGCCGAGGCACTGGACACCTTCCTGGCCGACCTGCAGCGCGCCCGGCCCACGCTGTTCATCAGCGTGCCGCGGTTGTGGCTGAAGTTCCAGCAGGGTGTGTTCGCGAAGATGCCTCCGGCCAAGCTGGAGCGGCTGCTGAAGATTCCTCTGGTCGGCAAGATCGTTGCGAAGAAGGTGCGCACCGGCCTGGGCCTGGACCAGGTGCTGATGGCCGGCAGCGGTTCGGCGCCCATCCCGCCGGACCTCATCGCCTGGTACCGCCGCATCGGGCTGCCGCTGTATGAAGGCTATGGCATGACCGAGGACTGCGCCTACTCGTTCACGTCGAATGCCCAGTTCAACGCGCCGGGCTACATCGGCACCCGGATGAAGGGCGTGCAGGCCCGCCTGAGCCCCGAAGGCGAGATCCTCATCAAGAGCCCCGGCCAGTTGGTGGGCTACTACAAGCGCCCCGACCTGGACGCCGAGTGCTTCACCGAAGACGGCTTCTTCCGCACCGGTGACCTGGGCGAGTTTTCGCCCGAGGGCATGCTCAAGCTCACGGGCCGCGCCAAGGAGCTTTTCAAGACGGCCAAGGGCAAGTACGTGGCACCGGCGCCGATCGAAAACCGCATCAACGCGCATCCGATGGTGGAACTGTCGGTGGTGTCCGGGGTGGGCCAGCCCTCGGCCTATGCCCTGGTGCTGCTCAGCGAGACCTTGCGCCCGCGGCAGCACGAACCCGAATTGCGCGATGAAGTCTCGGCCGCGATGGCCCGCCTGCTTGACGAGGTGAACGCCTCGGTGGCGGACTACGAGCAGCTGAAGATGCTGGTCATCGTGAGAGAACCCTGGAGCATCGAGAACGGCTGCCTGACGCCCACGATGAAGATCAAGCGCGCGCGGATCGAGACCCTGGCCGAGCCCGAGTTGGCGCGCTGGTACGCGAACAAGCAAAAGGTGCTTTGGCAATAGCGCCCAAGCGGCCTCGTCGGCAAGGGCCGGGTCCGCGCCTTCAGGCGGCCAGGCGCTCCAGCAGCCGCCGCACCGGCGCCGGCAGGCCCAGCGCCAAGGCGTCCGGCAGGGGCCACCAGCGGCCTTCGCCCAGTTCCGCTTCCAGGGCCGACAGGCGCGCGACGGCCACGCGCGACGGCAAGCGCCAGACCACCGGTTCCAGCCGCCAGTCCAGGTGCGTCAGCACGTGCACGAAGGGCGCCAGCGCTTCACCGTGGCCAGGCCAGTCCAGCGCCTGGGCCATCGCCGCGTCGGCGTCGTCGAATTCGGGCGGGCACCACAGGCCGGCCCACACGCCGCGCGCCGGGCGCTGGCGCAGCCACACGCGGCCGGCCTGCAGCACGCACAGCCAGCCGCTGTGGCGCGTGCCGCGCTTCAACTTCCTGGTCTTCACCGGGTAGGCCTCGGGCCGGCCCTGGGCCCGGGCGACGCAAAGCGCCTGCAAGGGGCAGTCCGCGCAGCGTGGCGTGCGCGCCAGGCAGACGCCGGCGCCCAGGTCCATCAGGCCCTGGGTGTAGGCCTCCACGCCCTGCGCTGGCAGCAGCGCTTCGGCCTGCGCCCAGAGCAGGCGCTCGTTGGGGGCGCTGGCCAGATCGGCGTCGAAGCCCAGCGCGCGCGTGAGCACGCGCTTGACGTTGCCGTCCAGGATGGCGGCAGGTTCGCCGAAGCAGAAGGCCGCAATGGCCGCCGCGGTGCTGCGGCCGATGCCGGGCAGCGTGGCCAGTTGGGCGCTGCTGGGCGGGAAGCGCCCGCCATGCTGCGCCACCACGGCCCGGGCGCAGGCGTGCAGGTTGCGTGCGCGGCTGTAGTAGCCCAGGCCGCTCCACAGCGCCAGCACTTCGTCCAGTGGTGCCGCAGCCAGCGCAGCGACGTCGGGGAAGCGGGCCAGGAAGCGCGGGTAGTAGTCCAGCACGGTGGCCACCTGGGTTTGCTGCAGCATCACCTCGGACAACCACACGCGGTAGGGATCGCGCGTGCCCTGCCAGGGCAGGTGGTGGCGGCCGTGCGTGCGCTGCCAGGCCACCACCGCGGTGGCCAGGTCAGGTGCATTCGTCGGGGGGCGGCGGGACACGCCGGCAGTATCGGGCCTGGGCTCAGGCGGCGTTGCCGGCCAGCGGCAGGGGCCGCACCAGGGCCAGGTGCGGCGCCGTGCGCTCGGCCGCGCCGGCGGGCGTTTCGGCCTGTGGCGGGGCTTCGGCCATCACGCGCAGCGCGGCGGCCTGCTCGGCCACACGGCTGATGCGCAGGGCCAGGCGCTGTTCCTGTTCTTCCACCTCGCCGATGCGCTGCTCCAGTTCGGTGGCGGCCTGCTGGACCCGTTCCAGCGCTTCGTGGCGGCGCTGGAAGCCCACGCGGCGGTCGCGCAGTTGCATGTCCAACTGCGCCAGGGTGGTCTTGTTCCACAGCTCCATCTCGGCGCCGGCGTTTTCGAACACCACGCGCAGCTTGGACAGCAGCATGCGCAGGAAATGCTCCAGGTAGCCCGGCTCGGCCAGTCGCAGCATGTTGGCCGCGCCCAGGTAGCGGGCGTAGCTGTCCTGGATGAGCTGCAGGTCGCGGGTGGCGCGCTCCAGCGTGGGCGGGGGCGTGAGGTTCAGCGCAAAGCCGTTCTCGGCGTTCAGCTGG encodes the following:
- a CDS encoding DNA repair protein RecN (PFAM: RecF/RecN/SMC N terminal domain~TIGRFAM: DNA repair protein RecN), with the protein product MLRRLALRDFVIVPALELDFDAGFSVLTGETGAGKSILIDALQLALGHRGDAGVVREGAARAEVSAEFDTPESLRPWLDEAGFDPGDTLLLRRSIDAQGKSRAWVNGSPATITQLREAADALLDIHGQHAWQSLTRPVAVRALLDAQAGVQGAEMAARFAAWKQAADALERARERSDEIVAERERLAWTLTELDRLAPGDAEWPELNAEHQRLAHAQALLDGAQAALAALSEGEPSAQGLAQRALDAIADVSAYDERLGSLVDVLQGAIAQLDDAAHTLNHYLGHAELDPQRLGELDARLAAWMGQARRLRKPPEELPALRTQMQQQLKDLDAATDLERLEQALAQAERHWRDEALRVSAARRRAAGPLAASVTTAMQQLGMAGGRFDVAFQPQDKPQAFGLESAELLVAGHAGSTPRPLAKVASGGELSRLALAIAVTTAAAQQALGQAAPTLIFDEIDAGIGGAVGDTVGALMKQLGASAQVLAVTHLAQVAACGDHHFVVAKSAEGGAARSQVRPVSGEARVAEVARMLGGEKLSGTAHAQAMLEQGAAAAAPAPAPRKRSSKA
- a CDS encoding peptidase S16, lon domain protein (PFAM: ATP-dependent protease La (LON) domain), which gives rise to MPASLPLFPLQSVLFPGMRLQLKVFEARYLDLVSRCLREQQPFGVVCLRQGGELRRAGEKVRLETTGVLARLDEVDAEGPGILRVRCTGGQRFTLQGHPLQEADGLWTAAVGKVPDDPLLAPDTTLIPAVRALANAIGALEKQGATPFDKPYRFDDVAWVSNRWCELLPISLAAKQKLMELDDPQLRLKLVDEFLRGKGVVA
- a CDS encoding putative sugar kinase (PFAM: ATP-NAD kinase), coding for MGIRFRHAALVGKYQADGIRPVLLEVAHFLARQGLEVSLEAQTALAAGITDHGALSPDEIGAQCDIAVVMGGDGTMLGIARELARHNVPLVGINQGRLGFITDIPLGQYQEVLPPIINGHYVEEHRAMLESEVWRDDERIFEGLSMNDVVVSRGATAAMVELRVDIDDEFVANLRADGLIVASPTGSTAYALSAGGPLLHPGIAGWVLVPIASHTLSNRPIVLPDSGQVRITIVAGRDASANFDMQSLASLLHGDQIRVRRSPHKVRFLHPHGWSYYATLRRKLRWYEGVV
- a CDS encoding putative membrane protein (PFAM: EamA-like transporter family~TIGRFAM: phosphonate utilization associated putative membrane protein) gives rise to the protein MTPALSVSWPVVAAVLLGALLHAGWNALVKSSGDKALDTALVHVMGSVVALPLLALVGLPGPAGLPFIAASLVVHIGYYIALAGAYEHGDLGLTYPIMRGFAPLLVALGSGHLLGEAPSLASWLGVLGITCGVALVGLAHTGQALHHRKALAFAFANAGIIAVYTVVDGLGVRTEVAAGGHALRYVLLLFVLDGVMYPSLVWLRRGVAGRAHILAYARTRWPLAALGGSASIGSYAIALWAMTRAPVASVAALRETSVLFAALLGRVLLKERFGPQRAIGTGVIVLGVMALRLG
- a CDS encoding AMP-forming long-chain acyl-CoA synthetase (PFAM: AMP-binding enzyme) — protein: MATSQKLLLDHIYAHEKALGDQVFLTQPIGNGQVRDYTWREVMDQARRMAAHLQAQGLPPGSRIAMLSKNCAHFVMAEIAIWMAGHTTVAIFPTETAETVNYVLTHSEASLLYVGKLDTWAHQKPGVPQGLPCIAFPLAPEGHGLDTWDAVVARMSPLAGEPARAPQDLAVLMYTSGSTGTPKGVMHSFERFSAAAVGINTDLRQRMGQNADMRALSYLPLSHIFERLWIEGAALADGRWHIFFAEALDTFLADLQRARPTLFISVPRLWLKFQQGVFAKMPPAKLERLLKIPLVGKIVAKKVRTGLGLDQVLMAGSGSAPIPPDLIAWYRRIGLPLYEGYGMTEDCAYSFTSNAQFNAPGYIGTRMKGVQARLSPEGEILIKSPGQLVGYYKRPDLDAECFTEDGFFRTGDLGEFSPEGMLKLTGRAKELFKTAKGKYVAPAPIENRINAHPMVELSVVSGVGQPSAYALVLLSETLRPRQHEPELRDEVSAAMARLLDEVNASVADYEQLKMLVIVREPWSIENGCLTPTMKIKRARIETLAEPELARWYANKQKVLWQ
- a CDS encoding heat shock gene repressor HrcA (PFAM: Domain of unknown function; HrcA protein C terminal domain~TIGRFAM: heat shock gene repressor HrcA), with product MKTMLDDRSRTLLKTLVERYIADGQPVGSRTLSRASGLELSAATIRNVMADLEELGLIASPHTSAGRIPTPRGYRLFVDTMLTAQPLDLEHAPPDLASAGERLQPDQPQRVIAQAASLLSSLSQFVGVVTAPKRPSVFRHLEFLRLGERRVLVILVSPDGDVQNRVLFTQRDHSQAELVEATNYINAHYAGLTLEEVRERLRHEIDALRGEIAQLMQAAVQAGSDAISESADQVVVSGERNLLGVQDFGNDMGSMRKMFDLFEQKTELMRLLESSSRADGVRIYIGGESGMLPVQELSVVSAPYELDGRVVGTLGVIGPTRMPYDRMIQLVDITARLVSNALSQK
- a CDS encoding putative P-loop-containing kinase (PFAM: P-loop ATPase protein family), encoding MRKTQAEAEDAARSAANGREVVFITGISGSGKSVALHALEDAGYFCVDNLPPELLRDFIRLEHERYTDRVAIAVDVRTARSLPSLVPLLDELRSEGVSILSLFLDASTDTLVRRFSETRRPHPLANAAETGDAQRALVEAIELERLLLAELREVSTVIDTSQLRPAQLRGRIRDLVDARHSSLTLVFESFAFKYGVPLDADYVFDVRILPNPYYIRELRPLNGCDAPVAEYLAAQPEAMDMLAHIETFLRRWIPAFEADLRSYLTVAIGCTGGQHRSVYIAERLAERFADRGATLVRHREMDVND
- a CDS encoding A/G-specific adenine glycosylase (PFAM: HhH-GPD superfamily base excision DNA repair protein; Helix-hairpin-helix motif~TIGRFAM: A/G-specific adenine glycosylase), whose product is MSRRPPTNAPDLATAVVAWQRTHGRHHLPWQGTRDPYRVWLSEVMLQQTQVATVLDYYPRFLARFPDVAALAAAPLDEVLALWSGLGYYSRARNLHACARAVVAQHGGRFPPSSAQLATLPGIGRSTAAAIAAFCFGEPAAILDGNVKRVLTRALGFDADLASAPNERLLWAQAEALLPAQGVEAYTQGLMDLGAGVCLARTPRCADCPLQALCVARAQGRPEAYPVKTRKLKRGTRHSGWLCVLQAGRVWLRQRPARGVWAGLWCPPEFDDADAAMAQALDWPGHGEALAPFVHVLTHLDWRLEPVVWRLPSRVAVARLSALEAELGEGRWWPLPDALALGLPAPVRRLLERLAA